The following are from one region of the Natronosporangium hydrolyticum genome:
- a CDS encoding M23 family metallopeptidase translates to MPAAPRSRYAAVVTSAVVGAGVVALGAGAGFDDAKLDPDRLSSLGNLDTSALEGRAEAAERASRAEREGGLATSIPQAAPDVWLLPMHNYSFTSSYGWRWGRMHNGIDLAAPQGAPIYAVHAGTVVLSRWHGGFGYAVVIDHGDGVETLYAHASELLVSEGQEVTAGDRIALVGNTGFSFGPHLHFEIHQHNTPVEPLEWLEERGVDVLNAKEEIYG, encoded by the coding sequence GTGCCTGCCGCACCCCGCAGCCGCTATGCCGCGGTCGTCACCAGTGCGGTGGTCGGCGCCGGGGTGGTGGCGCTCGGTGCCGGTGCCGGCTTCGACGACGCGAAGCTCGACCCGGACCGCCTGTCGTCGCTGGGCAACCTCGACACCAGCGCGCTCGAGGGCCGGGCCGAGGCCGCGGAGCGCGCCTCCCGGGCCGAGCGAGAGGGCGGCCTCGCCACCTCGATCCCACAGGCGGCCCCGGATGTCTGGCTGCTACCTATGCACAACTACAGCTTCACCTCGTCGTATGGGTGGCGCTGGGGACGCATGCACAACGGCATCGACCTGGCCGCACCGCAGGGCGCCCCGATCTACGCGGTGCACGCGGGCACGGTCGTGCTCTCACGGTGGCACGGCGGGTTCGGCTACGCAGTCGTGATCGACCACGGTGACGGCGTCGAGACTCTCTACGCGCACGCCTCGGAGCTGCTCGTCAGTGAGGGTCAAGAGGTGACCGCGGGCGATCGGATCGCGCTGGTCGGCAACACCGGCTTCTCATTTGGGCCGCATCTCCACTTCGAGATTCACCAGCACAACACCCCGGTGGAGCCGCTCGAGTGGCTGGAGGAGCGGGGCGTGGACGTCCTCAACGCCAAAGAGGAGATTTACGGCTGA